The Geoglobus acetivorans genome window below encodes:
- a CDS encoding CBS domain-containing protein, with protein MNDESLLEIITDDYSIINADETISKAISLLAESEHERPMLVEKNGEIIGAIREKDLIRGSLMTNPDETKIGRFTAKTGIVRLGELTPEKLARRFIEDSTPFVPVKLNGEIGIIRINDFLESIKDVFEDAEIQSVMSPEVITVKTSDGASKALAIMRNHGISRVVVVNRENKVTGIITGKDIIDRVVSLKKDEGLGHLSMKEREKALSIPVDSIMSRPVVTVNKNDRVIKAINLMIEKNVSSLVVMENDVAGGIVVKKDFLEYYLKMTTSKEQNVQIISKGITLRSSEVEGLLNDLERFLRKFEDSLGTAHLFIYVKKLKKYYRDLPLIYVRMRLRSDQGDFFVTSESWGVEFAIHTALNKLERLVVKDKELVLDRRIVQKIYEEDV; from the coding sequence ATGAATGACGAAAGCCTTTTGGAGATTATTACAGACGACTACAGCATTATTAATGCAGATGAGACGATTTCAAAGGCAATTTCACTACTGGCCGAATCAGAACACGAAAGACCCATGCTTGTCGAGAAGAATGGGGAGATCATAGGAGCCATAAGAGAGAAAGACCTTATCAGAGGGAGCCTGATGACGAACCCTGACGAAACAAAAATTGGAAGATTTACCGCAAAAACTGGAATAGTTCGTCTTGGCGAACTGACTCCGGAAAAATTGGCAAGAAGATTTATAGAGGATTCCACGCCATTTGTTCCTGTAAAACTTAACGGAGAAATAGGAATAATACGTATTAATGATTTCCTGGAAAGTATAAAGGACGTATTTGAAGACGCTGAAATCCAGAGTGTTATGAGTCCAGAAGTCATCACCGTTAAAACAAGCGATGGTGCATCAAAAGCCTTGGCAATCATGAGGAATCATGGCATAAGCAGAGTTGTTGTGGTTAATAGAGAAAACAAGGTTACCGGGATCATCACCGGTAAAGATATAATAGACCGGGTGGTTTCTCTCAAAAAAGACGAGGGACTCGGACATTTAAGCATGAAGGAAAGGGAGAAAGCGCTTTCCATACCGGTAGATAGTATAATGAGTCGACCAGTTGTAACAGTCAATAAAAACGACAGGGTTATCAAAGCTATTAATCTGATGATCGAAAAGAATGTTTCGAGCCTCGTGGTCATGGAAAACGACGTGGCAGGGGGAATTGTCGTTAAGAAGGACTTTCTAGAATATTACCTAAAGATGACGACCTCAAAAGAACAGAATGTACAGATTATCTCCAAAGGCATAACCCTGAGAAGCTCTGAAGTGGAGGGACTCCTGAATGATCTGGAGAGATTCCTAAGGAAGTTCGAAGATTCTCTCGGGACGGCGCATCTATTCATATATGTAAAAAAGCTCAAGAAGTATTACAGAGACTTGCCCCTCATCTACGTGAGAATGAGGCTCAGGAGCGATCAGGGGGACTTCTTTGTTACGAGTGAATCCTGGGGCGTGGAATTTGCGATCCATACTGCCCTCAACAAATTAGAAAGGCTGGTCGTAAAAGATAAAGAGCTTGTACTCGATAGGAGGATCGTGCAGAAAATTTACGAAGAGGATGTTTGA
- a CDS encoding IS481 family transposase yields MRKLTNKKIKWIIKQLNKGTPVKEIAAVMRITPRRIYQIKKQYKETGEIPELKQPGRKPKLIPKETEQIILQAYQKYKLSPVPLEKLIERDHSIHIPHNTIYRIMLKHNLVVENMNKKKRRKWVRFERTHSMSLWQGDWKMLGEEWIIAFMDDASRFITCHGVFDSATTENTVRVLRKGFAEYGIPDEILTDHGTQFVAAKSRKKARHRFKEFLKENGIRHIVARVNHPQTNGKIERFFGLMEQKLSLFNSVEEFVYWYNHVKPHMSLNFDELETPYQAFLRKLPAERVFEFSRRWLIEE; encoded by the coding sequence GTGAGAAAACTAACTAACAAGAAAATCAAATGGATCATCAAGCAGCTCAACAAGGGAACTCCAGTAAAGGAAATAGCGGCTGTGATGAGAATAACACCAAGAAGAATTTACCAGATCAAGAAGCAGTACAAAGAAACAGGAGAAATTCCTGAACTAAAACAACCGGGAAGGAAACCAAAGCTAATACCCAAAGAAACAGAGCAGATTATCCTGCAAGCCTACCAAAAGTACAAACTAAGTCCAGTTCCACTGGAAAAGCTGATAGAAAGAGATCACAGCATCCACATCCCCCACAACACCATATACAGAATCATGCTGAAACACAACCTCGTGGTTGAGAACATGAACAAGAAGAAGAGGAGGAAATGGGTTCGATTTGAAAGAACTCATTCCATGAGTCTGTGGCAGGGAGACTGGAAAATGCTTGGAGAGGAGTGGATAATAGCCTTCATGGATGATGCTTCTCGCTTCATAACCTGCCACGGTGTTTTTGATTCTGCAACAACTGAGAACACAGTCAGAGTTCTGAGAAAGGGATTCGCTGAATATGGCATTCCAGATGAGATTCTTACCGATCACGGAACCCAATTTGTTGCTGCAAAAAGCAGAAAGAAGGCCAGGCACAGGTTTAAAGAATTCCTGAAGGAGAATGGAATAAGGCACATCGTTGCCAGAGTAAACCACCCTCAAACCAACGGGAAGATAGAGAGGTTCTTTGGCCTGATGGAGCAGAAGCTAAGCTTGTTTAATTCTGTTGAGGAGTTTGTTTACTGGTACAATCACGTGAAGCCTCACATGAGCCTGAATTTTGATGAGCTTGAGACTCCTTATCAGGCGTTTCTGAGAAAGTTGCCTGCCGAAAGGGTGTTCGAGTTTAGCAGGAGGTGGTTGATTGAGGAGTGA
- the mch gene encoding methenyltetrahydromethanopterin cyclohydrolase codes for MISVNELALNIVEDMLDFEEELRIESKKLENGATVIDCGVNVPGSYEAGIMYTEICMGGLAKIDIVVDYVNDIPFAFITEYTDHPAVACLGSQKAGWAISVDKYFAMGSGPARALALKPKKTYELIDYKDDASYAVIALEANKLPDEKVMEHIAKECDVDPEDLYAVVAPTASIVGSVQISGRIVETGIYKMAEIGYDPKKILYGAGKCPIAPILENDLKAMGATNDSMLYYGSVYLTVTEYDEILKNVPSNTSRDYGKPFYEIFKDANYDFYKIDPHLFAPAQIVINDKSTGKTYVHGKLNSEVLLKSYQIVTE; via the coding sequence TTGATAAGCGTAAATGAGCTGGCTCTGAACATAGTTGAAGACATGCTTGATTTTGAGGAAGAGCTTAGAATTGAGTCAAAGAAGCTTGAAAACGGTGCCACGGTCATAGACTGCGGTGTGAATGTACCCGGCAGCTATGAAGCCGGAATAATGTACACTGAAATCTGCATGGGAGGTCTCGCCAAGATCGACATAGTTGTGGACTATGTGAACGACATACCGTTTGCGTTCATTACCGAGTATACAGACCATCCCGCAGTTGCATGCCTCGGAAGCCAGAAGGCAGGATGGGCCATTAGCGTTGACAAGTACTTCGCCATGGGAAGTGGCCCTGCAAGGGCTCTGGCACTGAAACCGAAGAAGACTTACGAGCTGATTGACTACAAAGACGATGCCAGCTATGCAGTCATAGCACTTGAGGCGAACAAACTGCCAGATGAAAAGGTCATGGAACACATAGCAAAGGAGTGCGATGTGGACCCAGAAGACCTCTATGCGGTTGTTGCACCAACAGCAAGCATCGTCGGCAGCGTTCAGATTTCAGGCAGAATCGTCGAGACCGGAATATACAAGATGGCGGAAATCGGATACGATCCAAAGAAAATACTCTATGGGGCAGGAAAATGTCCCATAGCACCAATCCTGGAAAATGACCTCAAAGCGATGGGGGCCACAAACGATAGCATGCTGTATTACGGAAGCGTGTATCTGACTGTGACAGAATACGATGAGATACTGAAAAACGTCCCGAGCAACACGAGCAGAGACTACGGCAAGCCATTTTATGAAATATTCAAGGATGCAAACTACGATTTCTACAAGATAGACCCGCACCTTTTCGCCCCTGCTCAGATTGTCATCAATGACAAATCTACTGGAAAAACATACGTGCACGGAAAGCTGAACTCAGAAGTTCTGCTGAAGAGCTATCAGATAGTCACAGAATAA
- a CDS encoding glutamine amidotransferase-related protein yields the protein MKILAIKNHRAEGLGYIEELFREKGVEYEYCEAWNGERKVDGDGYIILGGPMGVYEAEKYPFLKWEMDLIAKNYDKKPILGVCLGSQLIAGSFGKRVYPYRKEIGWFWIDKVREDELFRGFPEKLEVFQWHGDTFDIPDNATMLFSGKEVPNQGFRIGEAVGIQFHIEMTLELIEKWVKTTEGVPESIIEESKERIEEHNRLCEIMVDNLINYLEKKHKV from the coding sequence ATGAAAATTCTCGCCATAAAAAATCACAGGGCAGAGGGCCTCGGATACATCGAGGAACTTTTCAGGGAGAAGGGTGTCGAATATGAGTACTGCGAAGCCTGGAATGGGGAGAGAAAAGTCGATGGAGATGGATATATAATCCTTGGGGGACCGATGGGAGTTTATGAGGCTGAAAAGTACCCGTTCCTGAAATGGGAAATGGATCTAATAGCCAAGAACTATGATAAAAAGCCAATTCTTGGAGTGTGTCTCGGATCCCAGCTTATTGCTGGCTCTTTTGGAAAGAGAGTATACCCCTACAGGAAGGAGATAGGGTGGTTCTGGATTGATAAAGTCCGTGAAGACGAGCTTTTCAGAGGTTTTCCAGAAAAGCTGGAAGTATTCCAGTGGCATGGAGACACGTTTGACATACCAGACAACGCAACAATGCTTTTCAGTGGAAAAGAAGTTCCAAACCAGGGCTTCAGAATTGGAGAAGCTGTGGGAATACAGTTCCACATCGAAATGACGCTGGAATTAATTGAGAAATGGGTTAAAACAACGGAAGGTGTGCCAGAGAGTATAATCGAAGAAAGTAAGGAAAGAATCGAAGAGCACAACAGGCTGTGCGAGATTATGGTAGACAATCTCATCAACTATCTCGAAAAAAAGCACAAGGTTTAA